A single window of Archangium gephyra DNA harbors:
- a CDS encoding biotin-dependent carboxyltransferase family protein has protein sequence MSLRVRKQGLLTTLQDLGRQGHGRWGVSPCGAMDPLALSLSNLLVGNDMGAAALEVTALGPELVFEEEATFALAGADLGATLEGVGLVPGRAQRARAGQTLRFGARVAGARAYVAVAGGLGRSARSFLGSVATDMEGGLGGLLGGRPLRAGDELLLEPQPPFHERAVRGDWTRWYQQPSDEVRFIPESSPRVSAEAQERFVSTRFRVSSRSNRVGYRLEGPTLPVVPSALQLSEPVAPGTVQLPPDGRPIVLMADRQTTGGYPRLGQVIRADVPRLAQRWLGEELSFRAVTLEEARRALHEQQAWLEGAVR, from the coding sequence ATGAGCCTTCGCGTTCGCAAGCAGGGCCTGCTCACCACGCTCCAGGACCTCGGCCGCCAGGGCCATGGACGGTGGGGCGTCTCGCCGTGCGGCGCGATGGATCCGCTCGCGCTCTCGCTCTCCAACCTGCTCGTGGGCAACGACATGGGCGCGGCGGCGCTCGAGGTGACCGCGCTGGGACCGGAGCTGGTGTTCGAGGAGGAGGCGACGTTCGCCCTCGCCGGAGCGGACCTCGGGGCCACCCTGGAGGGAGTGGGCCTCGTCCCGGGACGGGCGCAGCGGGCCCGCGCGGGGCAGACGCTCCGGTTCGGAGCCCGGGTGGCCGGCGCCAGGGCCTATGTGGCCGTGGCCGGAGGGCTGGGCCGGAGCGCACGCTCCTTCCTGGGCAGCGTCGCGACGGACATGGAGGGAGGCCTCGGCGGACTCCTGGGGGGCCGGCCGCTGCGCGCGGGGGATGAGCTGCTGCTCGAGCCGCAACCTCCCTTCCACGAGCGGGCGGTGCGGGGCGATTGGACTCGCTGGTACCAGCAGCCCTCGGACGAGGTGCGCTTCATCCCCGAGTCCAGCCCCCGCGTCTCCGCGGAGGCACAGGAGCGCTTCGTCTCGACACGGTTCCGCGTCTCGTCCCGCTCCAACCGCGTGGGCTACCGGCTCGAGGGGCCCACCTTGCCCGTCGTGCCCTCGGCCCTCCAGCTCTCGGAGCCCGTGGCGCCGGGCACCGTCCAGCTGCCTCCGGACGGCCGGCCCATCGTGTTGATGGCGGACCGGCAGACCACCGGTGGCTACCCGCGCCTGGGTCAGGTCATCCGCGCGGACGTGCCGAGGCTCGCTCAGCGCTGGCTGGGAGAGGAGCTGTCCTTCCGTGCCGTCACGCTGGAGGAAGCGCGGCGAGCCTTGCACGAGCAGCAGGCCTGGCTCGAGGGAGCGGTCCGGTGA
- a CDS encoding 3-oxoacid CoA-transferase subunit B: MAVRAARELRDGYYVNLGIGIPTLVANHIPQGINVTLQSENGLLGIGPFPTEDQVDPDLINAGKQTITALPGSSFFSSADSFGMIRGGHVDLSILGGLEVAENGDLANWMVPGRMVKGPGGAMDLVSGVKRVVVLMEHTARDGTSKVLKKCTLPITGQGVVNLLITDLCVFEFIPGQGMVLKELHPGVTLEQVKAKTEASFRVAL; this comes from the coding sequence ATGGCCGTGCGCGCCGCGCGGGAGCTGCGCGATGGCTACTACGTCAATCTCGGCATTGGCATTCCCACGCTGGTCGCCAACCACATCCCGCAGGGCATCAACGTCACGCTGCAGTCGGAGAATGGCCTGCTGGGCATCGGTCCGTTCCCCACCGAGGACCAGGTCGATCCCGACCTCATCAACGCGGGCAAGCAGACCATCACCGCGCTGCCGGGCTCGAGCTTCTTCTCCAGCGCGGACTCGTTCGGAATGATCCGCGGCGGGCACGTGGATCTCTCGATCCTGGGCGGCCTGGAGGTCGCCGAGAACGGCGATCTCGCCAACTGGATGGTGCCGGGCAGGATGGTGAAGGGACCCGGCGGGGCGATGGATCTGGTGTCCGGAGTGAAGCGCGTGGTGGTGCTGATGGAGCACACCGCGAGAGATGGCACGTCGAAGGTGCTCAAGAAGTGCACGCTGCCCATCACGGGCCAGGGCGTGGTCAACCTGCTGATCACGGACCTGTGCGTCTTCGAGTTCATCCCGGGGCAGGGGATGGTGCTCAAGGAACTGCACCCCGGCGTCACGCTCGAGCAGGTGAAGGCCAAGACGGAGGCGTCGTTCCGGGTGGCCCTCTGA
- a CDS encoding LysR family transcriptional regulator: protein MNLSFVEAFYWVATLKSVSRAAEKLFLTQSAMSARIAVLEEELKTPLLDRRDRHFRLTPAGTRFLADAERLLALWSEIKSGLGSGTQRAVSLRLGAIESVLHSWLIPWIERLRVERPELELELMVETTPVLLESMRRGALDLVLAALPEHADGVRSRALPPMPMVFAGKRALHKQRRYTLSQLARGELLTFQRGSQPHGALLHLLREAGIEAARVHTISSISAMVRLVAGGFGVATLPHAALERLAAAEGLRPLPCDTELVPLPLHASWRADPTSNALEAIVESAVAFAG from the coding sequence ATGAACCTGAGCTTTGTCGAAGCCTTCTACTGGGTCGCGACGCTGAAGAGCGTGTCGCGGGCGGCCGAGAAGTTGTTCCTCACGCAGTCCGCGATGTCCGCGCGCATCGCGGTGCTCGAAGAGGAGCTGAAGACGCCGCTGCTCGACCGGCGTGACAGGCACTTCCGGCTGACCCCCGCCGGCACACGCTTCCTCGCCGATGCGGAGCGGCTGCTCGCGCTCTGGAGCGAGATCAAATCCGGACTGGGCTCGGGCACACAGCGCGCGGTGTCGCTGCGTCTGGGTGCCATCGAGTCGGTGCTGCACTCGTGGCTCATTCCGTGGATCGAGCGGCTGCGGGTGGAGCGGCCGGAGCTGGAGCTCGAGCTCATGGTCGAGACCACGCCCGTGCTGCTCGAGTCCATGCGGCGGGGCGCGCTCGACCTGGTGCTGGCGGCGCTGCCTGAACACGCGGACGGCGTGCGCTCGCGTGCGCTGCCGCCGATGCCGATGGTGTTCGCCGGGAAGCGCGCGCTCCACAAGCAGCGGAGGTACACCCTCTCGCAGCTCGCCCGGGGCGAGCTGCTCACCTTCCAGCGCGGTTCGCAGCCGCATGGGGCGCTCCTCCACCTGTTGCGCGAAGCGGGGATCGAGGCCGCGCGCGTGCACACGATCTCGTCCATCTCGGCCATGGTGCGGCTGGTGGCGGGCGGTTTCGGCGTGGCGACGCTGCCGCACGCGGCCCTCGAGCGACTCGCGGCGGCGGAAGGCTTGCGGCCACTGCCCTGCGACACGGAGCTCGTCCCGCTCCCCCTTCACGCGAGCTGGCGCGCGGATCCCACGTCGAACGCGCTCGAGGCCATCGTCGAGAGTGCCGTCGCGTTCGCCGGATGA
- a CDS encoding MFS transporter: MIFSWYQEADSTQRRALWAGSLGWMLDSMDTMLYALVLTHLMRDFAMTERVAGLLGSLTLLSSALGGALFGVLADRLGRKWALMASILVYSAFTAACGLTQTITQLAVCRVLLGLGMGGEWATGAALISETWPAKHRGKALGLMQSSWAVGYAVAAVVTALVLPRFGWRAVFFVGVLPALLTLWIRREVPESQRWKDLQEGPRGQGAPQAGMAEALREPAVLRGMAIAATVNAATMFAWWGLFTWIPRFLGLPLEQGGAGLGIVKSTTWIVLMQVGMWLGYVSFGFISDRFRPKPTYITYLLVAAGLVLVYARVRDATVLLFLGPLVAFFGTGYFTGFGVMTAEMFPTRIRATAQGFTYNLGRAVSAAAPFAVGSLAVDHGLRVAFHLVAAAFLVAGVLAFLLPVGERRELE, from the coding sequence GTGATCTTCAGCTGGTACCAGGAAGCGGACTCGACGCAGCGCCGCGCGCTGTGGGCGGGCTCCCTGGGGTGGATGCTCGACAGCATGGACACCATGCTGTACGCGCTCGTCCTCACGCACCTCATGCGGGACTTCGCGATGACGGAGCGCGTGGCCGGGCTGCTCGGCTCGCTCACGCTGCTGTCCTCCGCCCTGGGAGGCGCGCTCTTTGGCGTCCTCGCGGATCGCCTGGGGCGCAAGTGGGCGCTGATGGCCAGCATCCTCGTGTACTCCGCCTTCACGGCGGCATGTGGGCTGACGCAGACGATCACCCAGCTCGCCGTGTGCCGGGTGCTGCTCGGCCTGGGCATGGGCGGGGAGTGGGCCACGGGCGCCGCGCTCATCTCCGAGACGTGGCCGGCGAAGCATCGCGGCAAGGCGCTCGGACTGATGCAGAGCAGCTGGGCGGTGGGCTACGCGGTCGCGGCCGTGGTGACGGCGCTGGTGCTGCCGCGCTTCGGCTGGCGTGCCGTGTTCTTCGTGGGCGTCCTGCCCGCGCTGCTCACGCTCTGGATTCGCAGGGAGGTCCCCGAGTCCCAGCGCTGGAAGGACCTCCAGGAGGGCCCACGAGGCCAGGGAGCGCCCCAGGCCGGCATGGCGGAGGCCCTCCGCGAGCCGGCGGTGCTGCGCGGGATGGCGATCGCCGCCACCGTGAACGCGGCGACGATGTTCGCCTGGTGGGGGCTCTTCACGTGGATCCCCCGGTTCCTGGGCCTTCCGCTCGAGCAGGGAGGCGCCGGCCTGGGCATCGTGAAGAGCACCACCTGGATCGTGCTGATGCAGGTGGGCATGTGGTTGGGCTACGTGAGCTTCGGCTTCATCAGCGACCGGTTCCGTCCCAAACCCACGTACATCACCTATCTGCTGGTGGCGGCGGGGCTCGTGCTCGTCTACGCGCGCGTTCGCGACGCGACGGTGCTCCTGTTCCTGGGGCCGCTGGTCGCCTTCTTCGGCACGGGGTACTTCACGGGCTTCGGCGTGATGACCGCCGAGATGTTCCCCACCCGTATCCGCGCCACGGCGCAGGGGTTCACCTACAACCTGGGGCGAGCCGTGAGCGCGGCGGCCCCCTTCGCCGTGGGCTCGCTCGCGGTGGACCATGGCCTCCGGGTGGCATTCCATCTGGTGGCCGCGGCGTTCCTGGTGGCCGGAGTGCTCGCGTTCCTGCTGCCAGTGGGGGAACGGAGGGAGTTGGAATGA
- a CDS encoding VCBS repeat-containing protein — MKQGQRKSWKRRMLGTCSVLALGVLGTGATAATPSGLVIEREWYRAIMGVGIGATGLHTVDLDGDGKLEVVAAAGPRDFFANSFWYVLSREANGYGQKWVSLPYASSITGLRVAQVDGDAPLEVLVASGGKISIHDGVTHELQKTVTTPATQISGLSVADVDADGSLELVFCDTSKLYVVDLATGAVEFQGTGLGGKDLAVGQVDADAALELVVANGTSAGSVVDGATRAVEWSNASGFGDLVRVADLDGDGRGEIAAGFAWTTGIQVYDGDTRTLKWSVAISNLAAMKAADVEGDGSLELVYGDAQWGRVHVLTGTTGVEKWSVNNPQHGVTDIAVGDVDGDSVRELLFGAGYTSTGEDYLYVVGTDTRLTEWRSVDLKGPFRAFASGDVDADGRPELVSGSFKSDSGYGDGLYFIHDAATHAQEYQSGEPTGNDANGLWRVATANVDADAAQEVFVTSSLGYDGVLLCYDGLTRAEQWRVRLPSGLSIRSLAVADVDGDGSLEVVSSVGTEHTGAPGHYVYVHDAATGALEWQSPTLAPWGWLHLSLLRVANVDADPSLEAVVANYSGQLWVVDPVAKSVQLTTADLDITALDTPDRNGDGRAELVIGTAAGALQVLDAATGAVVEPVANVGGQVNGLAVRELTGDGVADYVFARGNQLRILNGSSRVEEWASEVLGSQVGENDALLVGDVDADGRTEMVVGVGELGFMVFDLQRQQASPGARYDSVFLAPRCETVGSVCDSGLLLLGRGNAGPELHAPNTLFNSCADGLYGTYHADESNDRIRVLTVDGTPFAAGKTVRVESTVWAWAGSPASDKLDLYYTANANSPSWQYLTTLTPTAGGEQTLSATYVLPVGKVQAVRARFRYGGSVAACTSGDSYDDQDDLVFAVQ, encoded by the coding sequence ATGAAGCAAGGACAGAGGAAGAGTTGGAAGCGGCGGATGCTGGGAACGTGCTCAGTGCTCGCACTGGGTGTGCTCGGGACCGGGGCCACGGCGGCCACGCCGAGCGGGCTCGTCATCGAGCGCGAGTGGTACCGCGCCATCATGGGCGTGGGAATCGGGGCCACGGGCCTCCACACGGTGGACCTGGACGGAGACGGGAAGCTGGAGGTGGTGGCCGCCGCGGGCCCCCGGGACTTCTTCGCCAACTCCTTCTGGTACGTGCTGTCCAGGGAGGCCAACGGCTATGGCCAGAAGTGGGTGAGCCTGCCCTACGCGTCCTCCATCACCGGCCTTCGAGTCGCCCAGGTGGATGGCGATGCTCCGCTCGAGGTGCTGGTGGCCTCGGGAGGCAAGATCTCCATCCATGACGGCGTGACGCACGAGCTGCAGAAGACCGTCACCACCCCGGCCACGCAGATCTCTGGCCTCTCGGTGGCGGACGTGGACGCGGACGGCTCGCTGGAGCTCGTCTTCTGCGACACGAGCAAGCTGTACGTGGTGGACCTCGCGACCGGCGCCGTCGAGTTCCAGGGCACCGGGCTTGGGGGCAAGGACCTCGCCGTGGGGCAGGTGGACGCGGACGCGGCGCTGGAGCTCGTCGTCGCCAACGGCACCTCCGCCGGCTCCGTGGTGGACGGGGCGACCCGCGCGGTCGAGTGGTCCAACGCCTCGGGCTTTGGCGACCTGGTGCGCGTGGCGGACCTCGACGGGGACGGGCGCGGGGAGATCGCCGCCGGCTTCGCCTGGACGACGGGCATCCAAGTGTATGACGGGGACACCCGGACGCTCAAGTGGTCCGTGGCCATCTCCAACCTCGCCGCGATGAAGGCCGCGGATGTCGAGGGCGATGGCAGCCTGGAGCTGGTGTACGGCGACGCCCAGTGGGGCCGCGTCCATGTCCTCACCGGCACGACGGGCGTGGAGAAGTGGTCCGTCAACAACCCCCAGCATGGCGTGACGGACATCGCCGTGGGGGACGTGGACGGCGACTCCGTGCGCGAGCTGCTGTTTGGCGCCGGCTATACCAGCACCGGAGAGGACTACCTCTACGTGGTGGGCACCGACACGCGCCTCACCGAGTGGCGCAGCGTGGATCTGAAGGGCCCCTTCCGCGCCTTCGCCTCGGGTGACGTGGATGCGGATGGAAGGCCCGAGCTCGTGTCGGGTTCGTTCAAGTCGGACAGTGGTTACGGGGATGGGCTCTACTTCATCCACGACGCGGCCACCCACGCGCAGGAGTACCAGAGCGGCGAGCCCACCGGCAATGACGCCAACGGCCTGTGGCGGGTCGCCACCGCCAACGTGGACGCCGACGCGGCGCAGGAGGTGTTCGTCACCTCCAGCCTCGGCTACGACGGGGTGCTCCTCTGCTACGACGGGCTGACGCGCGCCGAGCAGTGGCGGGTACGGCTGCCCTCGGGCCTGAGCATCCGCTCGCTCGCGGTGGCGGACGTGGACGGGGACGGCTCGCTGGAGGTGGTGTCCTCCGTGGGCACCGAGCACACCGGTGCCCCGGGCCATTACGTCTACGTCCACGACGCGGCCACTGGTGCCCTGGAGTGGCAGAGCCCCACCCTGGCGCCCTGGGGTTGGCTGCACCTGTCCCTGCTGAGGGTGGCCAACGTGGACGCGGATCCCTCGCTGGAGGCGGTGGTGGCCAACTACTCGGGCCAGCTCTGGGTGGTGGATCCGGTGGCGAAGAGCGTTCAGCTCACCACCGCGGACCTCGACATCACCGCGCTCGACACGCCGGATCGCAACGGGGATGGCCGGGCGGAGCTCGTCATCGGCACGGCCGCTGGGGCGCTCCAGGTGCTGGATGCCGCGACGGGCGCCGTGGTGGAGCCGGTGGCCAACGTGGGCGGGCAGGTCAACGGCCTGGCCGTGAGGGAGCTCACGGGGGATGGCGTGGCGGACTACGTCTTCGCGCGGGGCAACCAGCTGCGCATCCTCAACGGCTCCAGCCGCGTGGAGGAGTGGGCCAGCGAGGTGCTCGGCTCGCAGGTGGGGGAGAACGACGCCCTGCTCGTGGGGGATGTGGACGCCGACGGGCGCACCGAGATGGTGGTGGGCGTGGGGGAGCTGGGCTTCATGGTCTTCGATCTCCAGCGCCAGCAGGCGAGCCCCGGGGCCCGGTATGACTCCGTCTTCCTGGCGCCCCGGTGCGAGACGGTGGGCAGCGTGTGTGACTCCGGCCTGTTGCTGCTGGGCCGGGGCAACGCGGGTCCCGAGCTCCACGCGCCCAACACCCTCTTCAATTCCTGCGCGGACGGGCTGTACGGCACGTACCACGCGGACGAGTCGAACGACCGCATCCGCGTGCTGACGGTGGACGGGACGCCCTTCGCGGCCGGGAAGACGGTGCGCGTGGAGTCCACGGTGTGGGCCTGGGCGGGCAGCCCGGCGTCGGACAAGCTGGACCTCTACTACACGGCGAACGCCAACAGCCCGAGCTGGCAGTACCTCACCACGCTCACCCCCACCGCCGGTGGCGAGCAGACGCTCTCGGCGACGTACGTGTTGCCCGTGGGCAAGGTGCAGGCTGTCCGGGCCCGCTTCCGCTACGGGGGCAGCGTGGCGGCCTGCACGAGCGGCGACTCCTACGACGATCAGGACGATCTCGTCTTCGCCGTGCAGTGA
- the pxpB gene encoding 5-oxoprolinase subunit PxpB — protein MDETRDIPLDLQPMGDSAFLVRFGDSISPELHARVAGALRTLDSAREPWVVDLVPGYASLMVLYDALRARPEQVRQWLEETLPRARPEPPSRRVIEVPVWYHPAVGPDLEPLAQEKQLTVEELIALHTAPEYLVYMLGFRPGFPFLGGLDPRLFSPRLSTPRVAVPTGSVGIGGQQTGIYPVRSPGGWRLLGRTPLRLFSPEADPPFAVALGDRLRFVSIPEERYRALGGEVPA, from the coding sequence ATGGATGAGACACGCGACATCCCGCTGGACCTCCAGCCCATGGGCGACTCGGCGTTCCTGGTCCGCTTCGGGGACAGCATCTCCCCGGAGCTCCATGCACGCGTCGCCGGGGCGCTGCGAACGCTGGACTCGGCGCGAGAGCCCTGGGTGGTGGACCTGGTCCCCGGCTACGCGAGCCTGATGGTCCTCTATGACGCGCTGAGGGCCCGCCCCGAGCAGGTGCGCCAGTGGCTGGAAGAGACGCTCCCGCGCGCCCGGCCCGAGCCCCCGAGCCGCCGCGTCATCGAGGTGCCCGTCTGGTACCACCCCGCCGTCGGCCCCGACCTCGAGCCGCTGGCCCAAGAGAAACAGCTCACGGTGGAGGAGTTGATCGCCCTGCACACCGCGCCCGAGTACCTCGTGTACATGCTGGGCTTCCGGCCGGGCTTTCCGTTCCTCGGAGGGCTGGATCCACGACTGTTCTCCCCCCGGCTGTCCACGCCCCGCGTCGCGGTGCCCACGGGCTCGGTGGGGATCGGCGGGCAGCAGACGGGCATCTACCCCGTGAGAAGCCCGGGAGGCTGGAGACTCCTCGGGAGGACGCCCCTGCGGCTCTTCTCTCCCGAGGCGGACCCGCCCTTCGCCGTGGCCCTGGGCGACCGGTTGCGCTTCGTCTCCATCCCCGAGGAGCGGTACCGCGCACTCGGAGGGGAGGTGCCGGCATGA
- a CDS encoding 5-oxoprolinase subunit PxpA, with translation METTRMTTRCLLNIDLGELPGEDEQLYALAHVANIACGGHAGDERSIREALERCRRHGTRAGAHPSYEDREGFGRRALEVTPEVLRAQVASQCALLATQAAAVGVPIEFTKPHGALYHAANREPSLARAVVSAAKEVLGPRVTVIGPGTGALREAALAEGLAYAREGFADRATLPDGTLVPRGQPGAVITDPQVARENALRLSQGGAVETLCVHGDTQGAVAIAREVRAVLDAA, from the coding sequence ATGGAAACAACACGGATGACGACGCGGTGTCTCCTCAACATCGACCTGGGAGAGCTTCCCGGCGAGGACGAGCAGCTCTACGCCCTCGCCCATGTGGCCAACATCGCCTGCGGCGGGCACGCGGGCGACGAGCGCTCCATTCGCGAGGCGCTGGAGCGGTGCAGGCGCCATGGCACCCGGGCGGGGGCGCATCCTTCCTATGAGGATCGCGAGGGCTTCGGGCGCCGGGCCCTGGAGGTGACGCCCGAGGTGCTCCGCGCCCAGGTCGCCAGCCAGTGCGCGCTGCTCGCCACGCAGGCCGCGGCCGTGGGTGTGCCCATCGAGTTCACCAAGCCCCACGGCGCGCTCTACCATGCGGCGAACCGGGAACCCTCGCTCGCCCGGGCGGTGGTCTCGGCGGCGAAGGAGGTCCTCGGGCCTCGCGTCACCGTCATCGGTCCAGGCACCGGGGCCTTGCGCGAGGCGGCCCTGGCGGAGGGGCTCGCCTATGCACGGGAGGGCTTCGCCGATCGGGCCACGCTGCCAGATGGAACCCTCGTGCCCCGAGGACAGCCGGGCGCCGTCATCACCGATCCCCAGGTGGCGCGGGAGAACGCCCTCCGGCTGTCCCAGGGTGGAGCCGTGGAGACGCTGTGCGTCCACGGCGACACCCAGGGAGCGGTGGCGATAGCGCGAGAGGTGCGCGCCGTCCTCGACGCGGCCTGA
- a CDS encoding NADPH-dependent FMN reductase — MPLNLVILFGSVRSDRQGIKAAKFVQRQLEERGHTVTLVDPMEYKLPLLDRMYKEYAPGTAPEQLERLAALYRAADGFVIVTAEYNHSAPPALVNLLDHFLEEYFYRPSAIVSYSGSSFGGVRAASHLRDMLAELGMASIPSHFPIPKVYSAFDDAGVPADTAYLRRFDRFASELEWYARALRTARQEGLPRKAA; from the coding sequence TTGCCTTTGAATCTCGTCATCCTCTTCGGCTCCGTGCGTTCCGACCGCCAGGGCATCAAGGCCGCGAAGTTCGTGCAGCGGCAGTTGGAGGAGCGGGGCCACACCGTCACGTTGGTGGACCCCATGGAGTACAAGCTCCCGCTGCTCGACCGCATGTACAAGGAATACGCCCCGGGGACGGCGCCAGAACAGCTCGAGCGCCTGGCGGCCCTGTACCGGGCAGCCGATGGCTTCGTCATCGTCACCGCGGAGTACAACCACAGTGCCCCGCCCGCGCTGGTGAACCTGCTCGATCATTTCCTCGAGGAGTATTTCTACCGTCCCTCGGCGATCGTCTCGTATTCCGGCAGCAGCTTCGGAGGGGTCCGCGCGGCCTCGCACCTTCGCGACATGCTGGCCGAGCTCGGAATGGCGAGCATCCCCAGCCACTTCCCCATCCCGAAGGTGTATTCCGCGTTCGACGACGCGGGTGTGCCGGCCGATACGGCGTACCTCCGGCGGTTCGATCGCTTCGCCTCGGAGTTGGAGTGGTATGCGCGAGCCTTGAGGACCGCACGGCAGGAGGGCCTGCCACGAAAGGCCGCGTGA
- a CDS encoding putative hydro-lyase produces MKVPVSADAARIRRSIRSGEWSSHTSGLAPDHLQGNVVILPRALAGDFSRYCQMNPKPCPLLAVSEPGVPALPTLGTDIDIRSDVPRYRVWRRGELVEERTDITDLWSDELVTFVLGCSFTFEHALLQAGLRLRHVEQGKNVSMYRTNIETEPAGPFRGPLVVSMRPLPASDASLAIEVTSRFPQAHGAPVHLGEPALIGIRDLRWPDYGDAVDVLPGEVPVFWACGVTPQAALAQARPELCITHSPGAMLITDLKHPGVEHG; encoded by the coding sequence ATGAAGGTGCCGGTATCAGCTGACGCCGCTCGAATCCGCCGCAGCATCCGCTCGGGCGAATGGAGCTCGCACACGAGTGGTCTCGCGCCGGATCACCTCCAGGGCAACGTGGTCATCCTGCCCAGGGCCCTGGCGGGTGACTTCTCGCGCTACTGCCAGATGAACCCCAAGCCGTGCCCCCTGCTCGCGGTGTCCGAGCCCGGCGTCCCGGCGCTGCCCACGCTGGGCACCGACATCGACATCCGCAGCGATGTGCCGCGCTACCGCGTGTGGCGCCGGGGAGAGCTCGTCGAGGAGCGCACCGACATCACGGACCTCTGGAGCGACGAGCTCGTCACCTTCGTGCTGGGGTGCTCGTTCACGTTCGAGCACGCCCTGCTCCAGGCAGGGCTCCGCCTGCGGCATGTCGAGCAAGGCAAGAACGTGTCCATGTACCGCACCAACATCGAGACGGAGCCGGCCGGCCCCTTCCGCGGGCCCCTGGTGGTCTCCATGCGCCCGCTGCCCGCTTCGGACGCCAGCCTCGCCATCGAGGTGACGTCGCGCTTTCCCCAGGCGCATGGCGCACCGGTGCACCTGGGTGAGCCCGCGCTCATCGGCATCCGGGACCTCCGTTGGCCCGACTACGGAGATGCCGTGGACGTGTTGCCCGGCGAGGTCCCCGTGTTCTGGGCTTGTGGTGTCACGCCGCAAGCCGCGCTCGCGCAGGCCAGGCCGGAGCTCTGCATCACTCACTCGCCCGGCGCGATGCTCATCACCGACCTCAAGCACCCGGGGGTGGAGCATGGATGA